The Archocentrus centrarchus isolate MPI-CPG fArcCen1 chromosome 12, fArcCen1, whole genome shotgun sequence genome includes a window with the following:
- the LOC115789791 gene encoding uncharacterized protein LOC115789791 translates to MLTTEHMTGTTTENMKIKDTTISTEVINRSSAEKDDGLPSAEESPTTRVSLEPEAHTEPGFMTSKTETTQAKTEKRFSGLRMREDVLENITKFLRGTESEGGALISRTETGRKEDQNDPGVDSFTFSAHLEANHKEASDKRAQISGDGVPLCRGLIHRTKAGLKHCIERQGGTKSEILSSGDPVDAGELQRDSIGNNDNNHLNDEENDHFYYFDGVLKRVQNNFYPHYKRETHNGVPTERQKKDTRENLLSYIHRLTLRNRVSDFRRVGAEDDVQRHGR, encoded by the exons ATGCTAACAACCGAGCACATGACAGGCACAACTACAGAAAACATGAAGATTAAAGACACAACAATAAGTACGGAAGTCATCAATCGAAGCAGTGCAGAGAAAGATGACGGACTGCCGAGTGCAGAGGAGAGTCCAACAACCAGAGTGAGTCTAGAACCCGAGGCTCACACTGAGCCAGGATTTATGACGAGTAAAACAGAAACTACACAAGCAAAGACTGAAAAGCGATTCTCGGGTCTCAGGATGAGAGAAGACGTCCTAGAAAATATAACCAAATTTCTGAGAGGCACAGAGAGTGAAGGAGGAGCTTTAATAAGCAGGACAGAAACTGGAAGAAAAGAAGATCAAAACGATCCAGGAGTGgactcatttacattttcagcaCATTTGGAAGCAAATCACAAAGAAGCTTCAGACAAGCGTGCACAA ATTTCAGGGGACGGTGTGCCACTCTGCAGAGGTTTAATACACCGCACAAAAGCTGGCCTGAAACACTGCATAGAGAGACAAGGAGGAACAAAGTCGGAGATACTTTCCTCAGGGGATCCTGTGGATGCAGGAGAGCTGCAGAGAGACTCTATCGGCAACAATGACAACAACCATCTCAATGATGAAGAAAATGATCATTTCTATTATTTTGATGGCGTACTGAAAagagttcaaaataatttttacccCCATTacaagagagagacacacaacggCGTTcccacagagagacaaaagaaagacaCTCGTGAAAATCTTCTCAGTTATATTCACCGTCTTACATTGAGGAACAGGGTCAGCGACTTCAGAAGAGTAGGTGCTGAAGATGATGTCCAGAGACATGGTCGGTAA